The segment TATTCCGGGGCGGATCATCGTCAAGGCCGATCCCGAGCAGGAGGCCAAGCGCCAGGCCATCGCCGAGCGTTTCGGCTTCGATGCCTACGGTCTGGGGCAGGACATGCCGGACCCGGTGGCGCGTGCGATCGGTCAGTTGCTGGATCATGTGCAGGCGGTGGACGAGCGCCTGGACGGCATGTGCAAAGCGCTCACTGCGCTCGGCAGCGATTACTGCGCCAAGGCCCTCCCGGAGCTGCGCGACGAGGACTTCGCCGGGGTCAAGGATGACGAGCGCAAGCCGGTTGCCTGAGGCCCGTCGATCCGACCCTGGTCCGGAGGGTGGGGGCGGATTATTAGGATGCTAACGGGATGTGCCTCTGCTATCATGCTCGCCCCTGCAAGATGTAATCCCGACTGTTTTAATCAGGCTTATAGTTGACTTAAATAGTCGGGAATTGCATACTCGCTGCATTCCAGCGATCCCGTGGTACCCACCATGCGACTGACCACCAAAGGCCGATACGCCGTCACCGCCATGCTCGACTTGGCGCTACATGCGCAGCACGGGCCGGTGTCTCTGGCAGATATTTCCGAGCGGCAGGGCATTTCCCTGTCTTACCTCGAGCAGCTTTTCGCCAAGCTCCGCCGTGGCAATCTGGTCAGCAGCGTGCGCGGCCCGGGCGGTGGCTACCAGCTTTCCCGTGACATGCATGGCATTCACGTCGCCCAGGTTATCGATGCGGTCAACGAGTCGGTGGATGCCACCCGTTGCCAGGGCCTCGGCGATTGCCATTCCGGCGATACCTGCCTCACTCACCACCTCTGGTGCGATCTGAGCCTGCAGATCCACGAATTCCTCAGCGGCATCAGTCTGGCCGATCTGGTCAACCGTCGCGAGGTCCAGGA is part of the Pseudomonas lalkuanensis genome and harbors:
- the iscR gene encoding Fe-S cluster assembly transcriptional regulator IscR, whose amino-acid sequence is MRLTTKGRYAVTAMLDLALHAQHGPVSLADISERQGISLSYLEQLFAKLRRGNLVSSVRGPGGGYQLSRDMHGIHVAQVIDAVNESVDATRCQGLGDCHSGDTCLTHHLWCDLSLQIHEFLSGISLADLVNRREVQEVAQRQDQRRCGSNGRMPHLDKIEASAID